In Candidatus Defluviilinea proxima, a single genomic region encodes these proteins:
- a CDS encoding glucosyl-3-phosphoglycerate synthase — protein MTKKIRSIKTAMVPIGVGTEGENALALAHSVAETVIVVGVVTVDDENEVGESMVDARKIRKRLLSLGRDANTRFKASVIASSEPWHDLQKVIRDEEPDILITEWENGYTSWGEPISTILMNPVCDIAIIHGELPEPPRRVMVTVRGGPYAELALQVGMGLEAQDLDMLHININGANTDAPFVGMQNIVKHLPEVNLRRVVGDDVSRVIAEEVKGYNVIVLGATASRAVSASTLGPIAEQLLNDPSTTAIIVKSRRQMNEHVLDESVGEKAISVLVNKWFRENTFHANEFADLELLMDLKEKQGSTISLALPALNEEETVGKVVDTIRSALMQAVPLLDEIVLIDSNSTDRTREIAKEMGLPVHIHQQILPNYGARRGKGEALWKSLLVTKGDIIAWIDTDIMNIHPRFVYGIIGPLLFNRNIQLVKGFYRRPLRVGDQIQAGGGGRVTELTARPLLNLFYPELSGIIQPLSGEYAGRREALERATFFSGYGVETGLIIDIFEQFGLGAIAQVDLLERIHHNQELEALGKMSFAIIQTVLRKLEPRFERSFIKDINKTMKIPKYNKGHYDLAVEQVAERERPPIITIPEYNEVHKKVTRLCLVRHGQTDWNLEGRYQGQSDVPLNDNGNEQARSLVEKLRGKNFSAIYTSDLSRARETAEPIAKALNIPLRVEPRLREINQGEWEGQLVDDLKTRYTELWEKRAVDPANVRPPGGETVGEVAERVYAALNDVARQFPTGNVLIVSHGLSIATAICRSKNIPVGQAYTVIPDNVRPVWMDWKLD, from the coding sequence ATGACAAAAAAGATCCGTTCAATCAAGACAGCGATGGTTCCCATCGGCGTTGGCACGGAGGGAGAGAATGCGCTGGCACTGGCACACAGCGTCGCAGAAACGGTGATCGTGGTGGGAGTTGTGACAGTTGACGACGAGAATGAGGTCGGGGAAAGCATGGTGGATGCAAGAAAGATCCGTAAACGCCTGCTTTCGTTAGGCAGGGACGCGAACACACGCTTTAAAGCATCGGTGATCGCTTCTTCAGAGCCGTGGCACGACCTACAGAAAGTGATCCGGGATGAGGAGCCTGATATTCTGATCACTGAATGGGAGAATGGATACACAAGTTGGGGTGAACCTATCTCGACGATACTCATGAACCCTGTTTGCGATATTGCCATTATTCATGGAGAATTACCCGAACCACCCCGGCGTGTGATGGTTACTGTGCGCGGTGGCCCTTATGCAGAACTGGCATTGCAGGTGGGCATGGGCTTGGAAGCACAAGATCTCGACATGTTGCATATCAACATCAATGGCGCGAACACCGACGCTCCATTCGTGGGGATGCAAAATATTGTGAAGCATCTCCCCGAGGTAAACCTGCGAAGGGTTGTAGGAGATGATGTGTCGCGTGTTATTGCGGAAGAGGTAAAGGGATACAACGTGATCGTGCTGGGAGCAACCGCCAGCCGCGCGGTAAGTGCATCGACCTTAGGTCCCATCGCAGAACAATTGCTGAACGACCCATCCACGACCGCCATTATCGTTAAATCACGCCGCCAGATGAACGAACATGTTCTCGATGAAAGCGTGGGTGAGAAAGCTATTTCGGTATTGGTAAATAAATGGTTCAGGGAAAATACATTTCACGCCAATGAGTTCGCCGATCTTGAATTGCTTATGGATTTAAAAGAAAAGCAGGGTTCCACTATCAGCCTGGCCTTGCCTGCGTTGAATGAAGAGGAAACTGTCGGCAAAGTGGTGGATACGATCCGAAGTGCCTTGATGCAAGCCGTGCCGTTACTGGATGAGATCGTACTGATCGATTCCAATTCCACTGACCGCACACGTGAGATCGCCAAAGAAATGGGGTTGCCCGTTCACATCCATCAACAAATATTGCCCAACTACGGAGCACGACGTGGCAAAGGCGAAGCGTTATGGAAAAGCCTGTTGGTCACCAAGGGTGACATCATCGCATGGATCGATACCGACATCATGAACATCCATCCACGGTTTGTGTATGGCATCATCGGTCCACTCTTGTTCAATCGCAACATCCAACTTGTCAAAGGCTTTTATCGCCGTCCACTGCGGGTCGGCGACCAGATCCAGGCTGGTGGTGGTGGACGCGTCACCGAACTTACAGCGCGTCCATTGTTGAATCTCTTTTACCCTGAACTCTCGGGCATCATTCAACCTTTATCGGGTGAATACGCAGGTCGGCGGGAAGCGCTCGAAAGAGCAACCTTCTTTTCAGGCTACGGCGTGGAAACAGGACTCATCATAGACATCTTCGAACAATTCGGTTTGGGCGCCATCGCACAAGTGGACTTGCTCGAACGCATCCATCACAACCAGGAATTGGAAGCGCTTGGCAAAATGTCCTTTGCCATCATCCAAACTGTTCTGCGAAAACTCGAGCCACGTTTCGAACGTTCTTTCATCAAAGACATCAACAAAACAATGAAGATCCCCAAATACAACAAGGGACATTACGACCTCGCGGTTGAACAGGTGGCAGAACGGGAACGCCCCCCCATCATCACCATCCCTGAATACAATGAAGTTCACAAAAAGGTCACACGCCTCTGCCTTGTTCGTCATGGGCAGACTGATTGGAATCTCGAGGGCCGCTATCAGGGTCAAAGCGATGTGCCTCTCAACGATAATGGAAATGAACAGGCAAGATCGCTCGTTGAAAAACTCAGAGGTAAAAACTTTTCCGCCATCTATACCAGCGACCTTTCGCGAGCCCGCGAAACGGCCGAACCAATTGCCAAAGCGCTCAATATCCCGTTGCGCGTTGAGCCACGCCTGCGCGAGATCAATCAGGGAGAATGGGAAGGTCAATTGGTGGATGACCTCAAGACACGGTATACGGAACTCTGGGAGAAACGCGCCGTTGACCCTGCCAATGTCCGCCCGCCCGGAGGTGAAACCGTCGGCGAGGTGGCAGAACGTGTTTACGCGGCACTCAACGATGTTGCACGACAATTCCCCACTGGTAACGTGCTTATCGTCTCACATGGTCTCTCCATTGCAACCGCCATCTGCCGCTCGAAAAACATCCCTGTAGGACAGGCCTACACCGTCATCCCCGATAATGTAAGACCTGTGTGGATGGATTGGAAATTGGATTAA
- a CDS encoding glycosyltransferase family 4 protein, producing the protein MKISLLHYSSPPIVGGVESVLAHHARLMMSAGHEVTILAGRGEQFDERINLKILPKLDSRHPDVMEVKGSLDVGKYTPAFDKLRDEIKVELFEALRDCDVLIAHNVASLSKNLALTAVLHEGSQSPNFPKLILWHHDLAWTTPRYQDELHDGYPWDLLRTYWEGASQVVISKLRQDELAELYGIARESIHVIPNGVDLNAFFKFESKTIELIERLNLMEADPLFLLPVRLTTRKNIELAIQAMAEVRKDFPKAMLVVTGPEGPHNPKNKAYREKLLSMRDALELQSTVHFLAEVTNEFMPDEVIADFYRIADALFMPSHEEGFGIPIIEAAFSKMPVFCADIPVLRELAGEDATYFDPDANPLEVAKQIKVRLEAEITSRWGRKAKHSYSWGQIYAKHIVPLLEEVIK; encoded by the coding sequence ATGAAAATTTCGTTATTGCATTATTCATCACCGCCCATCGTGGGAGGCGTGGAAAGTGTGCTGGCACATCACGCCCGCTTGATGATGAGCGCAGGCCACGAGGTGACAATCCTTGCAGGGCGAGGTGAGCAGTTCGATGAAAGGATCAATCTGAAGATCCTGCCAAAGTTGGATTCCCGTCACCCTGATGTAATGGAGGTAAAGGGCTCGTTGGACGTTGGTAAATACACACCCGCCTTCGACAAACTGCGTGACGAGATCAAAGTGGAGTTGTTTGAAGCTCTCAGAGATTGCGATGTGTTGATCGCGCATAATGTCGCTTCGCTATCGAAGAACCTCGCACTGACAGCAGTTCTGCACGAAGGAAGCCAGAGTCCTAACTTCCCCAAACTTATTTTGTGGCATCACGATCTGGCATGGACAACGCCACGTTATCAAGATGAGTTGCATGATGGGTACCCGTGGGACTTGTTACGAACGTATTGGGAGGGTGCATCACAAGTTGTTATCTCCAAACTGCGACAGGATGAACTGGCTGAGTTGTACGGGATCGCAAGAGAATCGATTCACGTTATTCCCAACGGCGTAGATTTGAATGCCTTCTTCAAGTTCGAGAGCAAGACCATCGAGTTGATCGAGAGGTTGAACCTGATGGAGGCTGACCCGCTCTTTCTTCTGCCTGTCCGCCTGACGACGCGTAAGAACATCGAGCTCGCCATTCAAGCGATGGCTGAAGTGCGTAAGGATTTTCCCAAAGCGATGCTGGTGGTCACAGGGCCAGAAGGGCCACATAACCCGAAGAATAAAGCTTATAGAGAAAAACTGCTTTCGATGCGGGATGCATTGGAGTTGCAGAGCACTGTCCATTTTTTGGCAGAAGTGACGAACGAGTTCATGCCCGATGAGGTCATCGCAGATTTCTATCGCATTGCCGATGCGCTGTTCATGCCTAGCCACGAGGAGGGATTTGGCATTCCTATCATCGAGGCGGCATTCAGTAAGATGCCCGTCTTCTGCGCGGACATTCCCGTCCTACGTGAACTGGCGGGAGAGGACGCAACGTATTTTGATCCAGATGCGAATCCGCTTGAGGTGGCGAAGCAGATCAAAGTCAGGTTGGAGGCGGAAATTACGTCAAGGTGGGGACGAAAAGCAAAACACAGTTATTCATGGGGACAAATCTATGCAAAGCATATTGTCCCGTTACTTGAGGAGGTAATCAAATGA